The following proteins come from a genomic window of Lolium rigidum isolate FL_2022 chromosome 5, APGP_CSIRO_Lrig_0.1, whole genome shotgun sequence:
- the LOC124651726 gene encoding U-box domain-containing protein 7-like: protein MVARCVHADAFRLWPIFSAATLRRKLLEVLTCGGGGGGGSCRGRASCRSPKPRTQSMPRPRSDRLAELLRAEPSECGDGDDEGEADAAARKAAALEELKVVVAALQDGDGDGESAGGVSWRVEAATVVRRKAKDDAVAREMLAMLGAIPPLVAMLDDRDGGGEELLAAALYALLNLGIGNDTNKAAIVQAGAVHKMLRIAEGASGALTEALVANFLCLSALDANKPIIGASGAAPFLVRAFESAATGQTRHDALRALLNLSIAAANAPHLLAAGLAPSLLAAVGDASASDRALAALCNIVEACPEGRRAVSRVPDAVPVLVDVLNWSDEAGCQEKAAYVLMVLAHRSYGDRVAMCEAGATSALLELTLVGTALAQRRASRILEILRADKGKQAAESVVVATVSAPQERGAGGPCREEEEAEGDEACMSNEKRAVRQLVQQSLQSNLRRIVRRARLPRELAPASASAESLKALTASSTSKSLPF, encoded by the exons ATGGTGGCGAGGTGCGTGCACGCCGATGCCTTCCGCCTCTGGCCGATCTTCTCGGCCGCCACGCTGCGGCGGAAGCTTCTTGAGGTCCtcacctgcggcggcggcgggggtggaGGTTCTTGCCGCGGGCGGGCGTCCTGCCGGTCGCCCAAGCCGCGGACGCAGTCGATGCCGAGGCCGCGGTCCGACCGGCTCGCGGAGCTGCTCAGGGCCGAGCCGTCCgagtgcggcgacggcgacgacgagggcgaggCTGACGCGGCCGCCAGGAAGGCGGCCGCGCTGGAGGAGCTgaaggtcgtcgtcgccgccctTCAGGATGGAGATGGCGACGGAGAGAGTGCCGGCGGTGTGTCGTGGCGTGTCGAGGCGGCTACGGTCGTGCGGAGGAAGGCCAAGGACGACGCCGTGGCGCGGGAGATGCTCGCGATGCTCGGCGCCATCCCGCCGCTCGTCGCCATGCTCGACGACAGGGACGGAGGCGGCGAGGAGCTCCTGGCCGCCGCGCTGTACGCGCTCCTGAACTTGGGGATCGGCAACGACAC GAACAAGGCGGCGATCGTGCAGGCGGGCGCCGTGCACAAGATGCTCCGCATTGCGGAGGGCGCGTCCGGCGCGCTGACGGAGGCGCTGGTGGCCAACTTCCTGTGCCTGAGCGCGCTGGACGCGAACAAGCCCATCATCGGCGCCTCCGGGGCGGCCCCGTTCCTGGTGCGCGCGTTCGAGTCCGCGGCGACCGGGCAGACGCGGCACGACGCCCTGCGCGCGCTCCTGAACCTGTCCATCGCGGCGGCGAACGCGCCGCACCTGCTGGCGGCAGGGCTGGCGCCGTCGCTGCTGGCGGCCGTCGGGGACGCGTCCGCGTCGGACCGGGCGCTCGCGGCGCTCTGCAACATCGTGGAGGCCTGCCCGGAGGGCCGGCGCGCGGTGAGCCGCGTCCCGGacgcggtgccggtgctggtggaCGTGCTCAACTGGTCGGACGAGGCCGGGTGCCAGGAGAAGGCGGCGTACGTGCTGATGGTGCTGGCGCACCGCAGCTACGGCGACCGCGTGGCCATGTGCGAGGCCGGCGCCACGTCCGCGCTCCTGGAGCTGACGCTGGTGGGCACGGCGCTGGCGCAGAGGCGCGCGTCCAGGATCCTGGAGATCCTGCGCGCCGACAAGGGCAAGCAGGCGGCCGAGAGCGTCGTGGTTGCCACCGTGTCGGCCCCGCAGGAGCGCGGCGCCGGAGGGCCgtgccgggaggaggaggaggcggagggcgacGAGGCGTGCATGAGCAACGAGAAGCGCGCCGTGCGGCAGCTGGTGCAGCAGAGCCTGCAGAGCAACCTGCGGCGGATCGTGCGGCGCGCGCGGCTGCCGCGGGAGCTGGcgccggcgtcggcgtcggccgaGAGCCTCAAGGCGCTCACCGCCTCGTCCACCTCCAAGAGCCTGCCGTTCTGA